Genomic segment of Panicum virgatum strain AP13 chromosome 9N, P.virgatum_v5, whole genome shotgun sequence:
GAAGGATAAATAACTGTTTATGTTCAGAGTTATTTGCAGAGCTTCAAGAGGATGGTGGTGCACCACAAGTTACCAACATTCAGTTACTACTAGAAAGACGGCGCGGCATTGCCGCGCCCTGCCTTGTAGGCCAGTGCTATGTGTTACATGGTAGAAGAGCTGTTTTTAGGCATTTGAATGGCCAGTCGGAAAAGTGtttgacattttttttcttaaatgaTTGAAACGAGGCTATATTTTAAAACATAGAAATAGCAGGCATCTTCCTCCAATCAGTTAAATGATATACAAAAGTATTTTCATATCatgatatataaataaatagctTGAAGTGACGCTACCACCAGCATCAGGCTAGAAATGCAAGTATATAAACTTATCTCAGATACGTCCTCCACAACTGAATGTTTTGCAGAGTCATGTAAACTGTTCAAGAGCATGATGGTTTCTTTATTGTGGACAGCCATGCATGCCGAATAATATTGTGATGAGCTGATTCCTCAACTTCACTGTGATTTCTTAAAATTGAAAGTATAGTAAGAAAAACAAATCACCAATTGAGCTTCATGGGCTTGTCTTGTCATATTAAGTTTCCCAACTGAGTATTTTCCTCgtccaaataaaataaattagtcAAGCATAATATTAACAGTATGAAGTACAGTTATGCAAGAAAGAAAATCAATAATGGCAACTTGTATTTGCATATGGTAGTCTTGGCTGCAGTTAGTTTGAGAGAAATGGTACAGAGTACATTGAACATTTAGTGGTTGCGCTGCTGTGCATGGTATGCATGGTCATTTAATTTTGACAAATATAAATCATCATTGATTTTAATTTGCAGTGTAGTTTGTGGATGGTATTGGCTGTACTGGGTGTTATACGAGTACTAAACAGAAATTCAATAGAGTAGAGGCCATGGAAGACTTGAGGGGTGTCAAAGTATGACATGACAATAGTTGGCGGGAAATGcctatttttcagtaaaatgaGTATGCTTGGGATTTTCTGTAAAATGAATTTAGGATACTTGATTGGGAAAATCAGTAATTGATACTGCAAGTGCTATTGAGTAATTGTAGGAAATTACCTGTGGAGGCCTATCTCAGTCATTACTCTGGATAATCCTAGAGCTTTGTGATGATGTGTGCTCTTTTTCTGCTGCCTTTTCTGCAGCAACAGCTTCACCTATTTGAACAATGATTATGAGATTCTTATATTTGTCTTCTCATAAACTATCGGACTTCAGGGGCAGCATCCATGGTCACATCATATCTGATGCAAAATTGACATTAACAAAAAGGCATGAAGGAAAATATATTAGTTGGCTTGATGAAGCAAGAAGTGCATAGCATACAATATCTGTAGGCTCGTGACTATGAAGTTTGTGGGATAAACATACAGAGGTGAGAGTTGCGGTAACTTCCAAAACCACAGCGGGCTTAAGGAAGGAACAAATGTATTGTTGTTCAGATCACTGTGGTGCGTTAGACGGTGGAAGAATTTGAGGTTAAGCATGTTCAGTGATGGTTTTCAGTTAGCAGAAGAAATCTTTCATAGTGCAGATTGCTTGCACATAATTGAGAAGTTCAATCCCTGATAGATCAGGCAACGGTCCAGTGAGCTGGTTGTTGGCTAAGCTGCTGAAATATACCAGTACGGTCTTAAGTATGACTGAATGTTCCCATACATACAATCACAAATGCAATGGTACTAAACAACTTACAGCTCACTTACGTTGGTGAGGTTCTTCGTATTGGAAGGAACTGGCCCAGAGAGAGAATTTCTGTCCAGCCGGCTGTTCAAACAACATGCAGAGTAGAGGATTGTCTGTGAATTTTATACTTGTTACAGCAGTGAAATAAAGCAGGAAATTACGCATAGGAAATAAAACAGGAAATCCGTTTATTTTACCAAAAGGAAAACTTACACAGCTTCAAGTGTACTAACGGCATTGTGTCGAGCACCTGCTGGGCGAATATGAAGCGGACGTCGAGGTCAAAGCAGCGCAGGTGTGAACACGGGAGAGATAGGCGCAGTAGTGTCAAGGGCGTCGCTGCAGGTCCACCTCGCGTCTCGCGGACCTGCTTGTCGCCGGCCTGACCGGCTGCTCGTCCGAGCTGCGCCCAGGGCTGCTTGCCCCGTGGTCGGAAGGTCATGGCGAGCTGGCCGCGCTGCGTTGCCCCGTGGTCGGCAGGCCATGGCGGCTGCGTCTGGCCGCGTGACGCCGCGGTCACCTCGCAGCTGGCCGGGCCTCCCCGGCACTGGCTGCCGCCGGTCACCAGCCTGCTggcccccgcgccgcgctctGGCCTCAGCTGATGGTCGCAGTAGCCACTGGTCCGCCCGTTGGCCACGTGCAGCCGGCCGCTGGGCCGCTTGGTCGTCCGTGGTCGCCGGGCGCTCGCGCGCCTGTAGGAGTGGAGCGGGGCTGACGAGAGTAGGCGGAGGCGCGTGAAGGGTCGAGGAGGATCGAGTAGGGCGGAGGCCCGCCGGGCGGAGCGGCAGTCGGAAGGCGGCGCGAGCCTGCTCGCTCCCATGGCCCGTTGGATGGTCCGATAGTACGCTTGTTGTGTTTTCGGGCGACGTGGCTCAACGAGGAGTCAGAGAATGCCCCGATGACGGACGCCCTTTCGTGTTTAGAAGACTGCTTCCATCTATGTTCATCATTTCATTCTGGTTTCAAATCAGAAATGATCTTCGAACGACTTGACTTATGGATCGAGCTGCCGACTAAAAGTCAAGTAATAAGTTTGCTTTGGCTGCTGCAACTTTGTCAAACTTGTAGTTGAGTTATTAACTAAGTTCAATATAATGCAGATCTGGCTCTCTATATGAAGAAACTGCAGTAAGACAAGAGTAGGATTCTTATTCTGGCAATTAGCCCTTGTACATGCTACTACCGCTGCTAATGTGTATGTTCCTGTTTTCTTGTACTTCCTGGACTGGAGTAATATAATATGCAATCCACATGGAAGGACCGGGCCAAAATAGTGCCAGCTTCATAGCCTATGGTAATGCACTGTGATATTTAGGATGTGTTTGGTTGGGCTTTCTAACCTTTTGCTTCCACAAAAGTCAAAAGCCAACCAAAGGACCCAAAACTTCTAGGTGCTTTTTGCCCAAAGTCAGCTTTTTCTACAGTACAAATCCAAAAACAGGAACCTGCTTTCACCTGTTTTGGAGGTGGGCAACTTCAAAGAAATACCCACCTGCCACTCGTTGTGAAAGAAAGACAATTCATTTATTTTTCCCAAGCCATCTGTTTTTTCCCGAACGACCTTTCTCTTCTTTCTGCtcccgccgctcctccctcgccggtCTCCGCCACCACCTCCCCCGCCACAACTTCTTCTAGATCGGTCTCTACACCTTCACCAtcggcgccctcccccttttccATCCCCATGAATGAATGCTTGTATCTGGAATGCTAATGAAGACAAGAGGTAGCATTAAATTGCATAGTCTAGAGTTTCACAACTAGTGACCATTTTGGATGTGGAAGGCATGTTGATCACTAATTGCAAAACCTCATAACATAGACTAAATTCGACTTTTTGATAGTGCATACATATATACGTGGAAGGCAAGAACGTATGCACTTTGCTTTGGGTCAATTAAGTCCAAATAAGGGAATTTAAGCAatattatggagagtagctactTTAAGAATTAAAATTGCAGCCTAAGGTTGCCTAGACCGAGTGGTCGAAGCTGtccggcggcacccctcaggTGGAGGGTTCGAGCCCCGTCGGGGACGGATTTACTCCGCCTGAGGGGGAAAAAAAACCCTCGCTGTGCTCCCGAAGTGCTTGGGTTGCTGGTCCGACACTGGGCTGCGGATTCCGACCCAGTTGAACGGTGCTGCCTGGGGGCTGGTCCGACGCTGGGGGGCGGCAGTTCCGACCCAGTGGAACGGTGCCGCAGGCCCAAGCCCGGAAAGAGCcggggttcggggggtttctcggcCTGGATCAAAACTGGCCTCTTCTTAATAGAATGCCgcgggggcggtctttcccccacctggtcgggttttttttagaattaaaaTTGCAATACAAATGAATATTGGGGGATAACTTTACAATTTGGATTGAGTTGATGTAGCGTACCCATGAGAAACTCATTTTCACTAAGAGACACCACCAATTCACTAGAAGAAAAGGTTAGTCTCAATGACACAAGACATATAATGGGCTCCCCCTTAATATGTGCATCAAGTACTTAAATTACTTATGAAATGCACTTGATTCAATTAAGGCTCTAGAGGAGGCATAATAAATTTGCAAAAAATGCCAAAGAATACATACCACCACCAAGATAGATAGATCACCACACAAATTTTCATTGACATGACCAACATAAGTGAGATTTCAATGATTTGGATGGCCATAATTCTCACTTGATGAAATGTGGTGAATTTGAGTTCTGATGATCATCCAAGATCCATATTAGGTTCCTAGTTCTTACTTTACTTGAAGAAACTCACATAGAGATCAAAAGGTAAAATTCATGAAATTTGCAAATTGTGAACTAGGAGTTACCACTCTTTGTTGACAAGGTCTCGGCTAATCGATGGGATGGATCCATGTGCACTTGATGAGCTCTAGCAAGGAGAAATGACAATGAAAGTCCACTCTTCAATTATTTTCTCCAACTCATTCACTTCCATTTCCAGTAAAGGATTGGGGCATCCGACACTAAACCGGGAACACTTGATTTATAGAGACCGAGACCTCCTAGAGTGACCATTGAAGCACCCAGAGATTCCTCGGGAACTATCCATCCTCTTTTGATGTCTTCATTTCTCCAATGTGTGAGACTACTCAACATAAACTTCGAAAGAAACCATTAGTCCCACAAGATAAAGGCTAAACGCCCCCTCAATTGTGCTTACAAGAGTACACAAAGTACACTCATGCACATTAACAACATGAGGTCAAGGAAGAAGTTTATACTATTATATTCCAACTGATTTCAAACTCCTTCAAGCTGCTTGCAACCCAAATAGTTTCAGCTCGTTCCACTTGCTTCCAATTCATTTCAGCTAGTTCCAATAGGTTGCAACTTCCTGCTACTGTTTCTAATAGCCTACAACTGATTTTTGATAACCAACTTAGTTCCAACTTAATCTTGTTGTTATAATGCAAATCCAATTCCATTCAGTGGGGTTTTCAGATTCTGTCTTGCTCAGTGCAGGGAGAGCAAATGATATTGTGCTTAATCTTGTATACTTGGTGGGGGGAAAATTATATCCATCCTAAATTCACATATGGCTTCATGGAAAGATTAGAGAAAGCCCGCGGGAAAGCTAAGGCGTGAGGCGTCTTCCAACAGAGAGGAGAGAGCCAACCAATGAGCAATGGCATGCGCATAAAAAGATCATGACATGTGCTCAGAAAACCAGTGACAATGAAAAACCTGATGAAACTAGCAACATATCTTCTCCAATATCGAATCATCGATCTGATCGTACTATCTACCACACATGGCAATTACGTTGCTTTAAGCAAGGTTTCCAACCATAACCGGCACTCAGCTTTCGACTGGACAAAATCCATCAAAATTTGGCTATCCAAAACCCTAGCAGAGATTAAACCAATGGAGTCATGGAAGATCAATGAAATAACCTAGGACATGTTGAAGAGACAGGCAAAATGTGGTGCTCGGGGCATTTGACATCGCCCAAAGATATCCAAGCGTTAAAACAGTTGAAAACTGAGGCCACACATCCATGTAAAAGGCACCAAAGCATTATTTGAGTACAAGTTCCAGTATAGctacttgcaagttgcaacaacACTCTATTATCAGTACGTAGCATAAACGCAAAATAGTTGGACAAGAAACAGGGCGGCCAGTGTTCTCAGAGCAAGATTTCTGGGCCCTTTTGTCGCTCATTTGCTAGCTCCTTGAGCCTCTCAGTCACCTTCTCAGCAACATGTATGTATGCCCATGCCGATGCAGAGTTTGGTGAAGATATGACAATAGGCTTGCCTTCATCTGAACCtgttctgatgccgatttctaGAGGTATCTATTGAAAGAAAAAGTGGGGTAGTGTTGGTCAGATATCATAAGTATATCTACAGATGAACCTAGATAAACTATTATCTCCAACATTCATCAGATCTAAATCAACTGAATGTCTCCAATATCTCAAGTAGTAATTATTAAAGCAACAGTTGCATGCTCCCCCCAAAAAATCAATATTTCCTAATAAAAAAAAGATACAGAGCATAGTTGTCATAGCTTTAGAAAGTTTGTGCATCTTCCAATCAATAACGAGATTCACTCACCTCACCAAGTAATTTCATATCCATTTCCTCTGCGGTTCTCTTGGCTCCACCTTCCCCGAAAACATACGAATTCTCACCGCATTTTGGACACTTAAAGCAACTCATATTCTCTACTAAACCCAAAATCTGACAAAACAACAAACTCAGTTCTGCTGGGAAGACTAGACATATTTTCCATTTTGTTAAATGAAATATGCCCTTTTCAGGTGAATGTGTCATGCCTTCAATTGTTGAGATGGTAATATGGTATGCAATTGACTACAAAATAGTATCATGTTGAGTTTGGCAATGAAAGAAATTGAAGAGGAAAGAGAATGTAGAGTTTTATGTTCAAAATAAAATTGTATCtgcaaataatatttaatatgACATGGACAACCAGTTAAGAACTATACAGGAACTTGAACTTTACGGAACATGTTGGCTCCTCTTCTAGCATCAATTAGAGCAATATCTTGAGGAGTTGAAACAATTAAAGCACCTGCAGAAAACACATGTGAAAAATCTCAATTTCTTTAATATCAAAACCAACATTTGCAACTTCATAGCCAGATGTATATATACCAGATAACCGAAGCCTTTGTGACATTGATAGTTGAGCATCACCAGTGCCTGGAGGCATATCAACAACAA
This window contains:
- the LOC120692222 gene encoding uncharacterized protein LOC120692222 isoform X1, which produces MGASRLAPPSDCRSARRASALLDPPRPFTRLRLLSSAPLHSYRRASARRPRTTKRPSGRLHVANGRTSGYCDHQLRPERGAGASRLVTGGSQCRGGPASCEVTAASRGQTQPPWPADHGATQRGQLAMTFRPRGKQPWAQLGRAAGQAGDKQVRETRGGPAATPLTLLRLSLPCSHLRCFDLDVRFIFAQQVLDTMPLVHLKLYNPLLCMLFEQPAGQKFSLWASSFQYEEPHQREAVAAEKAAEKEHTSSQSSRIIQSND
- the LOC120692222 gene encoding uncharacterized protein LOC120692222 isoform X4, which translates into the protein MGASRLAPPSDCRSARRASALLDPPRPFTRLRLLSSAPLHSYRRASARRPRTTKRPSGRLHVANGRTSGYCDHQLRPERGAGASRLVTGGSQCRGGPASCEVTAASRGQTQPPWPADHGATQRGQLAMTFRPRGKQPWAQLGRAAGQAGDKQVRETRGGPAATPLTLLRLSLPCSHLRCFDLDVRFIFAQQVLDTMPLVHLKLSGWTEILSLGQFLPIRRTSPT
- the LOC120692222 gene encoding uncharacterized protein LOC120692222 isoform X3, encoding MGASRLAPPSDCRSARRASALLDPPRPFTRLRLLSSAPLHSYRRASARRPRTTKRPSGRLHVANGRTSGYCDHQLRPERGAGASRLVTGGSQCRGGPASCEVTAASRGQTQPPWPADHGATQRGQLAMTFRPRGKQPWAQLGRAAGQAGDKQVRETRGGPAATPLTLLRLSLPCSHLRCFDLDVRFIFAQQVLDTMPLVHLKLSGWTEILSLGQFLPIRRTSPTYDVTMDAAPEVR
- the LOC120692222 gene encoding uncharacterized protein LOC120692222 isoform X2 translates to MGASRLAPPSDCRSARRASALLDPPRPFTRLRLLSSAPLHSYRRASARRPRTTKRPSGRLHVANGRTSGYCDHQLRPERGAGASRLVTGGSQCRGGPASCEVTAASRGQTQPPWPADHGATQRGQLAMTFRPRGKQPWAQLGRAAGQAGDKQVRETRGGPAATPLTLLRLSLPCSHLRCFDLDVRFIFAQQVLDTMPLVHLKLYNPLLCMLFEQPAGQKFSLWASSFQYEEPHQHMM